The following are from one region of the Cetobacterium somerae genome:
- the blaOXA gene encoding class D beta-lactamase, translated as MRKRIFYLTNIFFILSIQILALNFTNSEKVEQIFQQNEVKGTFVVYNPQNNSFIGYNENRAEERFYPASTFKIYNSLIGLETGAVKDVDEVFYKYNGEKVFLESWAQDSNLRYAIKVSQVPAYQLLAKKIGMKKMQNEINKLNFGNKELGEKVDQFWLRGPLKISAVEQCKLLAKLANNELPYSKNNQKQIQDITILENTKDWTLHGKTGWATSNIEIPVGWFVGWVEKNGQIYSFAINLEMKDGKDLFKREKIAKESLKSLGIL; from the coding sequence ATGAGAAAAAGAATTTTTTATTTAACAAATATTTTTTTTATTTTATCGATACAAATATTAGCATTAAACTTTACAAATAGTGAAAAGGTTGAGCAAATATTTCAACAAAATGAAGTAAAAGGAACATTTGTAGTTTATAATCCTCAAAATAATAGTTTTATAGGATATAATGAAAATAGAGCAGAGGAGCGATTTTATCCAGCATCTACTTTTAAGATATATAATTCTTTGATTGGATTAGAGACAGGAGCTGTAAAAGATGTAGATGAAGTTTTTTATAAATATAATGGTGAAAAAGTATTTTTAGAGAGTTGGGCACAAGATTCTAACTTAAGATATGCTATAAAAGTTTCACAAGTTCCAGCATATCAACTTTTAGCTAAAAAAATTGGAATGAAAAAAATGCAAAATGAAATTAATAAATTAAATTTTGGAAATAAAGAGCTAGGAGAAAAAGTTGATCAATTTTGGTTAAGAGGACCTCTAAAAATTAGTGCAGTAGAACAGTGTAAGTTATTGGCTAAATTAGCTAATAATGAACTTCCATATTCTAAGAACAATCAAAAACAAATTCAAGACATAACTATTTTAGAAAATACAAAAGATTGGACTTTACATGGAAAAACTGGCTGGGCAACATCAAACATAGAAATACCTGTAGGTTGGTTTGTTGGTTGGGTAGAGAAAAATGGACAAATTTATAGTTTTGCTATTAACTTAGAAATGAAAGATGGAAAAGATTTATTCAAACGTGAAAAAATTGCAAAAGAATCTTTAAAGTCTTTAGGTATATTATAA